The following is a genomic window from Dermacentor variabilis isolate Ectoservices chromosome 11, ASM5094787v1, whole genome shotgun sequence.
TGAAAGCTGGGGCTGAACCTTGAAGGCTTGAAATGCAATTTGTCCGGGTTGTACAGTTATCAGCATGCTTAAGTGCTTGAACGGCATGCCTAAGCCTGCTTGGGCGACATTTATCGATGACACCTGGCTCTAGATACCTTACATCTGAGAACGCGCTGCTGCACTGATATGATGGACTTTCTGATCGTATGCTGCTTCCCGGCTTCTGAGGCAAAAGTGGTGCTATGCAAGTGCAGTCCTCAAATGGGGAGCTTGCAGCTCTGTCATTGGACCGGGTCTTGCACTGCTGCACTGATCACTGCTGGCTTTATCTTTTTCACTTTACTGGCCACTGTGGCTTTGGTAACTGTAGTGTCTGAAGGTGCCATGGAATAAAAGTCAAGATAACACATCCTGGCGTGTGCTGATGAAAGTTTTGCCATGTGTTATCTCTACTTTTGCTCAGTGGCAATGCAGTGCCTTCAAAAAATTGCAGCTGCGGAACACACGAAGGCCTGTGAGGAGAAAGATTAGGGAAGTAACATAAATGCAGCAATCCATACACAGCTGTATGCTACCTCGAATCCAGTGTTACCACCAAATGCCACCTGGGCAGGTCAAAGGGTGCCATTCAAGCACTCTGGACAATAGTGCTAATGACTGTATTAATGGCATGATGCTTGATGCAGAAAGCTTGAACATGGCTTGAATAGGTGATTCGCGACAATGACAATAGAACAAACAAGGACATGTTCCAGCacataagaaaaatgaaaagaggtGCAGAGACAAAAGGATAACTTTTCTTTGAAAATGTCTTTGTCTTtgaattccaactagcccaactgtcgGCCTCATATAGAACAGACCTTGTGGCCATTGGAGGCATAGCAATATGGCAGTCAGATGACTGACTATGGCAGTTTGGGTTAATATAAGTCCACCGACCACTGACAGCTTCAGTGAAAGTGCAAAAGAGGAACAACAACATGTCCTTGCTTGTAGTTAAGCCTCAGGCACTGAGCAGTATTCCGGAGGTCATCAAGAGGCCAGACCTTAGTTCTATTACTTAAGGTGTTGCAGCGCCAAATATTCAACTGAGATGACTTGAGTGGAAGTTTGAAAAAGTCCCTGGCATTTGGTAAAATCCCTCCCTTGAAGTAGTCTCCCATTATTTCCAGAACAACCACAGGAGCACTGTCAATCAGGAAGCAGTCTCCAGGCTTCACATGTTGCAGTTTCTGCTCGACTTGGTTCTTGGTCGAGTGCCTCAGTTCAGAGATTCTCCTACTTAGCTGTGAACGTGGCCTGTTGGAGGATCGCAGCAACTTCTTCATTCGTGCAAGGTAGCTTTCAAAAGGGAATGCACTAAACTGATCCAATGGGCCATGGTCCCGGCACTGGTCAGCAAGATGAATTAGTGAGTGCACATTGTACACAAGCTGGTTTCTTCCGTATAGCTCACTAAACTCTTGAACAAAGTACCTCAGCACATCTTTGGCAAAATCATTGTATTCACGGTAGTACTGAGGTGATGCTAAAATTCTGATAGCTACATGAAACATTAGAAAATGTTTGTAGTGTGATGGAGGCAGGAAAGGCTTTAGGACAACAGGCCCCACATAAAGGAGGAATGTTCGAAACTCTGTTGCCTTCCAACGATCAAGTTCTTCTGTACCCCTTAGCTTTCGCTGGAAATATGTTGGAAATGCTTTGGATGCCTCTCGCAGGCTTTCATTTAGTTGGCAACGATGCAGTCTGCTCAATCTATTACTGTGGCCTTGGCATACCCAATTCTTTAAGAGTCGTCGCATGACTCCCAGGCAAACGAGGTGCATGTATTCAGATGGGAAAAATGCAATCATGTCAACGTCAAGCGATAGGAATGGTGAAAAACCAGAATGGTGGCGCTTGTTCTCTTGAGATCGAAATGATGCATTCGTTCGTGTTGGTGcgtgcagtttgggaaatgtgacCCTGTTTTCAATGTGCCGCCCTTTTTGGTTGCATCGCTCACACGCATAATAGCCAGTGTGGCCAACAATACATTTCACGTAGCTCCTTGCTGGAGCATCGCACACCATGGCTTCAATGCTCACCTGTACTCGAACATCTCCTATGCTTAACCCTTCAGACGCAAGCTCCGAGACCTCTCGCACAAATGGCTCTAGATAATCCTGCAGAGATGGTGGCTTCCCTGCACCAGAATACACACTTACAACAAATGGTGGTGATGTCTCCACGTTCGTAATGCGGCACAAAATGGGCCAAAAGGCAAGCTGGCTACTTCTGTAAAGAGGGACTCCATCGATGTTGCCCTGTAGCTTCAGTTCACTTGGAACTACTTGCCCCGGCGGCAACACTTGACGAATTCCGGCTGCAAGGCCAAAGTGCACAAAAGACCCATTTTGCTCCACCTGAGCTTTGCGCTCAGTTCTCAAAACTGTCCTAGCATCCTTTGGAAGGTCAGAGAAGCCTCTTCGACGGCAGAAATCGAGGACATCGTTAATGCATGCATGAGTCATATTATGTTTGGAAGCAATGACAGCAAACTCTTCACTTGCTGTCATTTGTTCAGGAGATACACGAGACAGCGCTGCGCTACAAGTGAGCGCTGTTCCCTCATCTGGCCCCGTGCAGCTGTCTGAAGCAACAAAGTCATCAGACTCATCCCAAGATTTGCTTGAGATTTGATTGTCACTTGAGCTACTATCAGAGTCGCTATCCTCACGTGAAGACATATCCACAATTTCTGATTGgaattcttcaacaaaatgtgcACCTTGTCCGCAGACGCTGTTGACTAAGGCTTCGCTTCCCGACTGCTCTTTCAACAGTTTGAGTGGAGGCTCACCCC
Proteins encoded in this region:
- the LOC142563174 gene encoding uncharacterized protein LOC142563174, translating into MTASEEFAVIASKHNMTHACINDVLDFCRRRGFSDLPKDARTVLRTERKAQVEQNGSFVHFGLAAGIRQVLPPGQVVPSELKLQGNIDGVPLYRSSQLAFWPILCRITNVETSPPFVVSVYSGAGKPPSLQDYLEPFVREVSELASEGLSIGDVRVQVSIEAMVCDAPARSYVKCIVGHTGYYACERCNQKGRHIENRVTFPKLHAPTRTNASFRSQENKRHHSGFSPFLSLDVDMIAFFPSEYMHLVCLGVMRRLLKNWVCQGHSNRLSRLHRCQLNESLREASKAFPTYFQRKLRGTEELDRWKATEFRTFLLYVGPVVLKPFLPPSHYKHFLMFHVAIRILASPQYYREYNDFAKDVLRYFVQEFSELYGRNQLVYNVHSLIHLADQCRDHGPLDQFSAFPFESYLARMKKLLRSSNRPRSQLSRRISELRHSTKNQVEQKLQHVKPGDCFLIDSAPVVVLEIMGDYFKGGILPNARDFFKLPLKSSQLNIWRCNTLSNRTKVWPLDDLRNTAQCLRLNYKQGHVVVPLLHFH